One Branchiostoma floridae strain S238N-H82 chromosome 1, Bfl_VNyyK, whole genome shotgun sequence genomic region harbors:
- the LOC118416298 gene encoding laforin-like yields MKIRFGLAAFIEEGYSVAVVGSLSALGSWNPDGSLPLHPVIPPKAKEPSFWTCDVDLFGEGLPDRFQYKFIRQGPIGKGSDEKGEEDVVPQWEWEGCGEGHNRTWEYQQDNILGGVHCNPVARWQDKAGETSEFDLTTRFFFYLSDNQLFHYSEILDNVWLGSCPRTAEHITKDMKQVMGTTAVMNFQMDYDLWNNSADCCPQGADVPRYIYEVYRQNGISYVWMPTADMSTEGRIKLLPQAVYVLHGLLRSGHNVYVHCNAGIGRSVAVVCGYLMYVLGWSFRKMQYYLCSRRPVSYIDEVALNAAEKDFAAKFGRLPVEY; encoded by the exons ATGAAGATTCGGTTCGGTCTAGCTGCCTTCATCGAGGAGGGGTACTCCGTTGCGGTGGTAGGGTCCCTCTCGGCGCTGGGTTCGTGGAACCCCGACGGCAGTCTGCCCTTGCACCCCGTCATCCCCCCAAAGGCCAAGGAACCGTCCTTCTGGACGTGCGACGTGGACCTGTTTGGGGAAGGTTTACCTGACCGGTTCCAGTACAAGTTCATCCGGCAGGGCCCTATAGGAAAGGGGAGTGACGAGAAGGGGGAGGAGGACGTCGTCCCACAGTGGGAGTGGGAGGGGTGCGGGGAGGGGCACAACCGCACCTGGGAATATCAACAG GACAATATTCTGGGAGGAGTTCACTGCAACCCTGTGGCACGCTGGCAGGATAAGGCTGGGGAAACTTCAGAGTTTGATCTAACAACTCGGTTCTTCTTCTACCTCTCGGACAACCAGCTGTTCCACTACAGCGAGATCCTGGACAATGTGTGGCTGGGCTCCTGTCCCAGAACTGCTGAGCACATCACCAAGGACATGAAACAG GTGATGGGCACAACTGCTGTGATGAACTTCCAGATGGACTATGACCTCTGGAACAACAGTGCTGACTGCTGCCCACAAGGTGCAGATGTACCACGCTACATATATGAGGTCTACAG GCAAAATGGCATCTCCTATGTGTGGATGCCGACAGCTGACATGTCCACTGAGGGTCGAATCAAGCTGCTTCCCCAGGCGGTCTATGTACTACATGGCCTGCTGAGGTCTGGTCACAATGTTTATGTGCACTGCAATGCTGGGATCGGTCGGTCGGTTGCTGTTGTTTGTGGCTACCTGATGTACGTGCTTGGGTGGAGCTTCCGTAAGATGCAGTATTATCTGTGCTCCAGACGACCGGTGTCCTACATTGATGAAGTTGCACTGAATGCAGCTGAAAAGGACTTTGCTGCCAAGTTTGGGCGCCTTCCTGTTGAGTACTGA
- the LOC118425667 gene encoding proteasome subunit alpha type-3-like: MLLLCCLLQMADQSCKDLVKEAAKIIYIVHDEVKDKAFELELSWVGDVTNGRHEMVPKDIVVEAEKFAKESMEESDDSDEEDL; the protein is encoded by the exons ATGCTATTACTTTGTTGCCTTCTCCAGATGGCAGACCAGTCATGCAAAGATCTGGTAAAGGAGGCAGCAAAGAT CATCTACATTGTCCATGATGAAGTCAAAGACAAAGCCTTTGAGTTGGAGCTGAGCTGGGTTGGGGATG TAACCAATGGAAGGCATGAGATGGTACCAAAGGACATTGTGGTAGAAGCAGAGAAATTTGCAAAG GAGTCTATGGAGGAGAGTGATGATTCTGATGAAGAGGATCTGTGA
- the LOC118416287 gene encoding TATA-box-binding protein 2-like produces the protein MDGTPFRQDQPQVRPGFQVQPQFGVTYTTQLPPSQFLPPPPPASEPMLQTMPTSELQNQPVSGSLVPDMTTVRTQMHYQPGQQQQDKANSQNKSQEHSQPSSGLTPGFSNTPGVPHSHSHSSSGGTSSLYPATPAPMTPMTPATPAEGSGIVPQLQNIVSTVNLGCKLDLKKIALHARNAEYNPKRFAAVIMRIRDPRTTALIFSSGKMVCTGAKSEDQSRLAARKYARVVQKLGFPAKFLDFKIQNMVGSCDVKFPIRLEGLVLTHAQFSSYEPELFPGLIYRMVKPRIVLLIFVSGKVVLTGAKVREEIYEAFETIYPILKGFRKTS, from the exons ATGGACGGGACACCCTTCAGACAGGACCAGCCACAGGTCAGGCCAGGTTTTCAG GTTCAGCCCCAGTTTGGTGTGACCTACACCACCCAGCTGCCTCCCAGCCAGTTCCTACCTCCTCCTCCACCTGCAT CGGAGCCGATGTTACAAACCATGCCGACCAGTGAGCTGCAGAACCAGCCTGTGTCCGGGTCACTGGTACCAGACATGACCACTGTACGCACACAGATGCACTACCAGCCTGGTCAGCAGCAGCAGGACAAGGCCAACAGTCAGAACAAGTCCCAGGAACATTCCCAGCCCAGCTCAGGCCTCACGCCCGGGTTCAGTAACACTCCAGGGGTGCCACATTCACAC AGTCACTCCAGTTCTGGGGGTACATCATCCCTGTACCCGGCCACACCTGCCCCCATGACCCCAATGACGCCTGCAACCCCAGCAGAGGGGTCTGGGATTGTTCCTCAATTACA GAATATTGTTTCCACTGTGAACCTGGGTTGCAAGCTGGATCTGAAGAAAATTGCACTTCATGCCAGAAATGCAGAGTACAATCCAAAG CGTTTTGCAGCAGTGATCATGAGAATCCGGGACCCGAGAACAACAGCCCTGATCTTCAGCTCAGGCAAGATGGTGTGCACAGGAGCAAAGAG tgAGGACCAGTCCAGGCTTGCAGCCAGGAAATATGCCAGAGTGGTACAGAAGTTGGGCTTCCCT GCAAAGTTTCTGGACTTTAAGATTCAGAACATGGTGGGCAGCTGTGATGTCAAGTTCCCAATCAGACTAGAGGGGCTGGTCCTCACTCACGCACAGTTctcaag TTATGAGCCTGAGCTTTTTCCTGGCCTGATCTACCGTATGGTCAAGCCCAGGATTGTGCTGCTCATCTTTGTCTCAGGGAAGGTAGTACTGACTG GTGCAAAGGTGCGAGAGGAGATTTATGAGGCATTTGAGACGATCTACCCTATCCTTAAGGGCTTCAGGAAGACATCTTGA